Proteins encoded together in one Acaryochloris thomasi RCC1774 window:
- a CDS encoding permease: MEQFGSALTLFFSLLAEAMPFLIFGVVVSGLLLLFVDEQKLITLFPKNPLLGALSGSLFGFLFPVCECGNVPVARRLIMQGVSAPVAIGFLLAAPTINPVVIWATWTAFRDQPELVVLRVVFSLAIATIIALVFSSQADLKPFLQPTIAAAMPKSDQDDKPALLRTGTFLLGQPGQPIELDTTNLQSVLAANPAAKLSVRDRIPLFIENTIQELREMGAILVLGSALATIIQVAVPREIVLSLGQGPVSSIVSMITLGGVISICSTVDAFFALSFASTFTGGALLAFLVFGPMFDLKSLGLLLTVFKTRAVVYIFVLILQLTFLFTLAINLWIS, encoded by the coding sequence ATGGAGCAGTTTGGGAGTGCATTGACACTCTTTTTCAGTTTGCTGGCTGAGGCGATGCCCTTTCTAATTTTTGGCGTCGTAGTGTCGGGTCTGCTATTGCTGTTCGTCGATGAACAGAAGCTGATTACACTTTTCCCCAAGAATCCCCTACTGGGAGCGTTATCGGGTAGCCTGTTTGGCTTTCTCTTTCCGGTGTGTGAATGCGGCAATGTGCCGGTGGCGCGGCGGCTGATTATGCAAGGGGTCTCAGCCCCGGTGGCTATTGGGTTCCTGCTGGCGGCTCCCACTATTAATCCGGTGGTGATTTGGGCTACCTGGACCGCATTTCGAGATCAGCCTGAACTGGTGGTGCTGCGGGTGGTATTTTCACTGGCAATAGCAACCATCATCGCCCTCGTCTTTAGCAGCCAAGCTGACCTCAAACCCTTTTTGCAGCCCACCATCGCTGCGGCCATGCCCAAATCAGATCAAGACGATAAACCTGCACTGCTCAGAACAGGCACGTTTTTACTGGGTCAACCCGGTCAGCCCATCGAACTCGATACCACCAATCTGCAGTCAGTGCTGGCGGCGAATCCGGCAGCAAAACTTTCGGTGCGCGATCGCATTCCCCTTTTCATTGAAAACACCATCCAGGAATTGCGCGAAATGGGAGCCATCCTGGTTCTGGGCAGTGCGCTGGCAACCATCATTCAAGTGGCAGTGCCCCGCGAGATTGTCTTGAGCCTAGGCCAAGGTCCGGTGTCATCGATTGTCTCTATGATCACCCTGGGCGGCGTGATTTCGATTTGCTCCACTGTGGATGCGTTCTTTGCTTTGTCCTTTGCCTCCACCTTTACCGGCGGCGCACTGCTAGCTTTTCTGGTGTTTGGTCCCATGTTTGACCTGAAGAGTTTGGGCCTGTTGCTGACGGTGTTCAAAACACGGGCCGTCGTTTATATTTTTGTGCTGATTCTGCAGTTGACCTTTTTGTTTACGCTAGCAATCAATCTCTGGATTAGCTGA